The following coding sequences are from one Oncorhynchus nerka isolate Pitt River linkage group LG6, Oner_Uvic_2.0, whole genome shotgun sequence window:
- the LOC115130378 gene encoding tyrosine-protein kinase yes has product MGCIKSKEDKGPTMKYRPDNAPVSDVIGPHVGHYGPDPTQLQQNQPSSTGPAAGFNPHAITPFGGASSIMTPFGGASTSFSGALPGTFPGAVSGGVTFFVALYDYEARTSDDLSFTKGDRFQIINNTEGDWWEARSINTGKKGYIPSNYVAPADSIQAEEWYFGKMGRKDAERLLLNQGNNRGTFLVRESETTKGAYSLSIRDWDDAKGDNVKHYKIRKLDNGGYYITTRAQFDTLQKLVKHYTEHADGLCYRLTTVCPTVKPQTQGLAKDAWEIPRESLRLELKLGQGCFGEVWMGTWNGTTKVAIKTLKPGTMSPEAFLQEAQIMKKLRHDKLVPLYAVVSEEPIYIVTEYMAKGSLLDFLKEGDGKFLKLPLLVDMAAQIADGMAFIERMNYIHRDLRAANILVGDNLVCKIADFGLARLIEDNEYTARQGAKFPIKWTAPEAALYGRFTIKSDGWSFGILLTELVTKGRVPYPGMVNREVLEQVERGYRMPCPQGCPESLHEMMKLCWKKDPDERPTFEYIQSFLEDYFTATEPQYQPGDNL; this is encoded by the exons ATGGGCTGCATCAAGAGCAAAGAGGACAAGGGGCCTACCATGAAGTACCGCCCGGATAACGCTCCAGTCTCAGATGTCATCGGCCCCCACGTGGGCCACTACGGGCCCGACCCCACCCAGCTGCAGCAGAACCAGCCGTCCTCCACGGGGCCCGCTGCAGGTTTCAACCCCCACGCCATCACCCCCTTCGGAGGAGCTTCCTCCATCATGACCCCCTTCGGAGGGGCTTCCACCTCCTTCTCCGGTGCTCTACCCGGCACGTTCCCCGGTGCCGTCTCAG GTGGGGTTACGTTCTTTGTGGCCTTGTACGACTATGAAGCCAGAACCTCAGACGACCTGTCGTTCACAAAAGGGGACCGCTTCCAGATCATCAACAACAC AGAAGGGGACTGGTGGGAGGCGCGCTCCATCAACACAGGGAAGAAGGGTTACATCCCCAGTAACTATGTGGCACCAGCTGACTCGATCCAGGCTGAAGA GTGGTACTTTGGTAAAATGGGACGTAAAGATGCTGAGAGGCTTCTGTTGAATCAAGGCAACAACCGAGGCACCTTCCTGGTGCGAGAGAGTGAAACTACTAAAG GTGCTTACTCCCTGTCCATACGAGACTGGGACGATGCCAAAGGCGACAATGTGAAACACTACAAGATCCGCAAACTTGACAACGGGGGTTACTACATCACCACGCGCGCCCAGTTTGACACGCTGCAGAAACTGGTCAAACACTACACAG AGCATGCAGACGGTCTGTGCTACCGGCTGACCACGGTGTGCCCCACGGTGAAGCCCCAGACCCAGGGACTGGCCAAGGATGCCTGGGAGATCCCCCGGGAGTCCCTACGCCTGGAGCTCAAACTGGGCCAGGGATGCTTCGGAGAGGTCTGGATGG GCACGTGGAACGGCACCACCAAGGTGGCCATTAAGACCCTGAAGCCAGGCACCATGTCTCCCGAGGCCTTCCTCCAGGAGGCCCAGATCATGAAGAAGCTGAGACACGACAAGCTGGTGCCCCTCTACGCCGTGGTGTCTGAGGAACCCATCTACATCGTCACTGAGTACATGgccaaag GAAGTTTGCTGGACTTCCTAAAGGAGGGAGACGGTAAATTCCTCAAGCTTCCCTTGCTGGTGGATATGGCAGCACAG ATCGCTGACGGTATGGCTTTCATCGAGAGGATGAACTACATCCACAGGGACCTGCGCGCCGCTAACATCCTGGTCGGGGACAACCTGGTGTGCAAGATCGCCGACTTCGGTCTGGCTAGGCTGATCGAGGACAACGAGTACACGGCTAGGCAAG GTGCCAAGTTCCCCATCAAGTGGACGGCTCCTGAGGCTGCCCTGTACGGCCGCTTCACCATCAAGTCAGACGGCTGGTCCTTCGGCATCTTACTCACTGAACTGGTCACCAAGGGCAGGGTGCCCTACCCAG GCATGGTGAACAGGGAGGTCCTGGAGCAGGTGGAGCGGGGGTACCGTATGCCCTGCCCCCAGGGCTGCCCAGAGTCCCTCCACGAGATGATGAAGCTGTGCTGGAAGAAGGACCCTGACGAGAGGCCCACCTTCGAGTACATCCAGTCCTTCCTGGAAGACTACTTCACAGCCACGGAGCCACAATACCAGCCTGGGGATAACCTATAG